The Maniola hyperantus chromosome 2, iAphHyp1.2, whole genome shotgun sequence genome includes a region encoding these proteins:
- the LOC117988427 gene encoding myosin-IIIa-like isoform X6, translated as MRSDMAYRGLSQHVELDRAADPQDRFTLQELIGEGTYGEVYCAKDKKTGRRVAVKILENIAENIEEIEEEFLVFRDLSSHPNIPEFFGLFLKRGISSEDDQIWFVMELCTGGSVTDLSAGMRARGSRLTEPQLAYVLRGTVRALTHLHAHRCMHRDVKGHNILLTEHAEVKLVDFGVSSHLAATVARRNTSVGTPYWMAPEVIACEQQLDQSYDCRCDVWSVGITAIELAEGEPPLSGLHPMRALFQIPRNPPPTLSHPEVFSSQLTDFISECLVKDMNQRPFARELLEHPLLLAVNNFEDKIRKELHAEIKRQRADGRTSRALEATTKRGKLKSHRKAKPEKMYTDDLATLETLTEDAIVDQLQKRYTQNQIYTYIGDILVAVNPFTDIGIYTTKTQQLYQGRCRSDNPPHIYAVADAAHQALLHQKQNQAIVISGESGAGKTESANLLLKQLAYLSKTQYGNLEDKILQVNPIMEAFGNARTGINANSSRFGKYLDLSIMRVGKISGARISVYLLEQSRVVHQALGESNFHVFYYLYDGLESEGRWRKFYLDEQLKSRHRYLQPLSVAHREHNVHRWRQLNQAFKVVGFHEDEVQIIYRMLAAILHLGDIEFAETAGEYNADNRATIIDTAPLHRASCLLGVETSDLRECLTSSSVVTKGETIARYTSPAEAAVARDATARGIYARAFDRIVERINALLSQNRPQSDQLSIGILDIFGFENFARNSFEQLCINIANEQIQYYFNQHIFTWEQQEYMAEGVPVDLVEFSDNRPVLDMLLSRPMGLLALLDEESRFPRSSDRSLIEKFHRNIKSKYYVRPKSDAVCFAIHHFAGRVVYQADGFLEKNRNFLPPEVIQLMRQSQYDTIRFLFQCPITKTGNLFSALNGDIDSRTLESPVSNDIRDRFNSRGLASQSRAQQTVSTYFRYSLMELLQKMVSGTPQFVRCLKPNDSRSPKHFDSTKILKQLRYTGVLETIRIRQNGFSHRLAYDEFLKRYGFLAFSYEEEVKPNRDSCRLLLLRLKMDGWALGKSKVFLKYYHVEVLARIYEEQIRKIILVQACARAWLARKNFLRLKAQMAISVLTLQRHVRGWLTRKRLQERQKQLAREFKKSQIEQENQRKQQRAGVPNKNNVIMAKVLRRMNTDDNDSVCTNSSNKENENSEKAAPTNQSPRRKLKNRAAPPPPQHSPPAPPSQQQLMQQHSVQERAAQLQTFADQVHMKNQEVHKNLRRNKPGIRVKDIKKPPEEYQPPPGFSLVPAIIRGQPSQVEEDASRLSSPSPEFYECDTLPWDQIFQMKDISMQRHQQNPHDKGYNDEKPLQSNQNWQNLPCSRQCGGLVSF; from the exons ATGCGCAGTGACATGGCATACCGGGGGCTTTCCCAACATGTGGAGTTGGACCGCGCGGCCGACCCACAGGACCGGTTCACGTTACAGGAGCTGATAGGTGAAGGCACCTATGGCGAAGTGTATTGTGCTAAGGACAAAAAGACTGGGAGACGAGTTGCTGTTAAG aTTTTAGAAAACATTGCTGAAAATATTGAAGAAATAGAAGAAGAATTTCTCGTATTCAGAGATTTATCCAGCCATCCGAATATCCCTGAATTCTTCGGACTATTCTTAAAACGAGGAATATCGTCAGAAGATGATCAAATATGGTTTGTTATGGAG CTTTGCACAGGCGGCTCAGTGACTGATTTAAGTGCAGGAATGCGAGCTCGTGGAAGTAGATTAACAGAGCCTCAGCTTGCATATGTTCTCCGTGGTACAGTGCGAGCTCTGACACATCTTCATGCGCATCGATGTATGCACCGAGATGTAAaaggacataatattttattgactgAACACGCTGAAGTAAAACTTGTAGATTTTGGCGTCTCATCGCATTTAGCTGCAACAGTTGCTAGGAGAAATACGTCTGTGGGTACTCCTTATTGGATGGCGCCAGAG GTAATAGCGTGCGAGCAACAATTAGATCAATCTTATGATTGTAGATGTGATGTGTGGTCAGTTGGTATCACAGCCATTGAATTAGCAGAAGGAGAGCCACCGTTATCTGGCTTACATCCAATGCGAGCCCTGTTTCAAATTCCTCGTAATCCACCGCCAACTTTGTCTCATCCAGAAGTTTTTTCTTCacaattaacagattttatCTCGGAATGTTTGGTCAAAGATATGAATCAAAGGCCATTTGCGCGGGAACTTTTAGAACATCCATTACTACTAGCTGTGAATAATTTTGAAGATAAG ATTCGGAAAGAACTTCACGCAGAAATAAAGAGACAAAGAGCAGATGGGCGAACTTCTCGTGCACTAGAAGCTACCACAAAAAGAGGGAAATTAAAATCTCATCGAAAAGCAAAGCCAGAAAAAATGTATACAGATGATTTAGCTACTCTCGAAACGTTAACAGAAGATGCCATTGTAGACCAATTACAAAAACGATACACTCAAAatcaaatatatacctacattggaGATATACTAGTTGCAGTCAACCCTTTTACAGATATAGGAATATACACAACtaag ACTCAACAACTATACCAAGGCCGTTGTCGGTCAGATAATCCTCCTCACATCTATGCAGTGGCTGATGCAGCCCATCAAGCGTTGTTACACCAAAAACAAAATCAAGCTATCGTTATATCAGGTGAAAGTGGAGCCGGAAAAACTGAATCTGCTAACCTTCTTTTGAAACAACTAGCATATTTATCGAAA ACACAGTATGGAAATTTAGAAGACAAAATACTACAAGTAAATCCAATAATGGAAGCTTTTGGAAATGCACGTACAGGAATAAATGCTAATAGTTCTCGTTTTGGAAAGTATTTGGATTTGTCTATAATGAGAGTGGGAAAAATTTCAGGAGCTCGAATATCGGTTTATCTTCTAGAACAATCACGAGTAGTTCATCAGGCATT ggGTGAGAGTAATTTTCATGTCTTCTATTATCTTTATGATGGCCTAGAAAGTGAAGGTCGTTGGAGAAAATTTTATCTTGATGAACAATTAAAGTCTAGGCATCGGTATCTACAGCCCCTTTCAGTAGCTCATCGTGAACATAATGTGCACCGATGGCGCCAACTGAATCAAGCATTTAAG GTAGTGGGATTTCATGAAGATGAGGTACAGATTATATACAGAATGCTAGCGGCTATTTTACATCTTGGAGATATAGAGTTTGCCGAAACTGCCGGTGAATATAATGCTGATAACAGAGCTACTATAATTGATACAGCACCATTACATAGag CATCGTGTTTATTAGGAGTCGAGACAAGTGATCTTCGAGAATGCCTAACAAGTAGTAGTGTTGTAACTAAGGGTGAAACAATCGCACGCTACACTTCACCCGCAGAAGCTGCCGTAGCAAGAGATGCTACTGCAAGAGGGATATACGCTAGAGCTTTTGATAGAATTGTGGAGAGAATTAATGCACTCTTGAGCCAAAATAGACCCCAGAG TGACCAGTTATCGATTGGAATTCTTGATATCTTTGGCTTCGAAAACTTTGCGAGAAATTCATTTGAACAACTTTGTATAAACATCGCAAATGAACAAATTCAATACTACTTTAATCAACATATTTTCACATGGGAACAACAAGAATATATGGCTGAAGGCGTACCAGTTGATCTTGTAGAATTTTCAGACAACAGACCGGTTTTAGACATGCTTTTATCTAGGCCTATGGGTTTATTGGCACTGCTTGATGAGGAAAGTCGGTTCCCACGTTCTTCAGATAGAAGTCTCATTG AAAAATTTCACCGAAATATTAAGAGCAAATATTATGTGCGTCCTAAGTCAGATGCAGTATGTTTTGCCATTCATCATTTTGCTGGTCGGGTGGTTTATCAAGCCGATGGTTTCTTAGAAAAGAATCGCAACTTCTTACCTCCAGAAGTAATCCAGCTTATGAGACAGAGTCAATACGAtacaatcagatttttattccAATGCCCTATTACGAAGACCGGCAATTTATTCTCAGCTTTAAATGGAGACATTGATTCTAGAACATTAGAAAGTCCAGTGTCTAACGATATTCGG gATCGATTTAACAGTCGCGGTCTTGCATCTCAGTCACGAGCACAACAAACTGTATCCACATATTTCCGTTATTCTTTAATGGAATTGCTTCAAAAGATGGTCAGTGGAACGCCACAATTTGTAAGATGTCTAAAACCGAATGACTCTCGATCACCGAAACATTTTGATTCAACGAAAATACTGAAACAGTTAAGATATACCGGAGTATTGGAAACAATACGGATAAGGCAAAATGGATTTTCTCATCGACTTGCGTatgatgaatttttaaaaag atACGGTTTCTTAGCATTCAGTTACGAGGAAGAAGTGAAGCCTAATCGTGACTCCTGTCGACTTCTGCTACTGCGACTGAAAATGGACGGATGGGCACTTGGCAAATCTAAAGTATTTTTGAAGTATTACCATGTGGAAGTACTTGCAAGAATATACGAAGAACAG AtaagaaaaattatattagtGCAAGCGTGTGCACGGGCCTGGCTGGCACGGAAAAATTTCCTTAGATTAAAAGCACAGATGGCAATATCGGTCCTAACCTTACAACGACATGTACGAGGCTGGCTGACAAGGAAGAGACTTCAGGAACGACAAAAGCAATTGGCGAGAGAATTCAAGAAGAGTCAGATTGAACAAGAAAACCAAAGGAAGCAACAAAGAGCAG gTGTTccaaataaaaacaatgttaTAATGGCTAAAGTACTCAGACGAATGAATACGGACGATAATGATAGTGTATGTACAAATTCGAGCAACAAAGAAAATGAGAATTCTGAAAAAGCGGCTCCAACAAACCAGAGTC CACGGCGTAAACTGAAGAATCGTGCAGCACCTCCGCCTCCGCAACACTCTCCGCCCGCACCGCCATCTCAACAACAGCTAATGCAGCAACACTCCGTGCAAGAACGAGCAGCTCAGCTGCAGACGTTTGCTGACCAG gTCCACATGAAAAACCAAGAAGTGCACAAAAACTTACGGCGCAACAAACCAGGAATTCGGGTTAAAGATATCAAGAAACCACCAGAGGAATACCAGCCTCCACCAGGGTTTAGTCTGGTTCCTGCCATTATAAGAGGTCAACCATCGCAAGTAGAAGAAGATGCCAGCAGACTTTCAAG CCCATCGCCAGAGTTTTACGAATGTGATACACTGCCATGGGATCAAATTTTTCAAATGAAGGATATTTCTATGCAAAG